The region GCGGATCGCGACGATGCTCGAGAGGTAGAGGTTGTCGCCTTCACCGGTGCCGTCTTCGCCCGGCGAGCGATAGGCGCGGTTCCACGGGCTGCCGTTACCGACGCCGATGTAGAGCAGGTCGAGATCGGGATCATAGGCCATCGAATCCCACACGGTGCCGCCGCCGCCGATGCCGTTCTCGCTGCCGAGGACATCGCCGAACCAGGTTTCCGAAGCCTTCTGGAGGTATTCCGGGTCGTCGGAGGAATCGCTGTCGGGCACGGTGTAGAAGCGCCAGATCTCTTCGCCGTCATCGACGTCGTATGCCGCGATATAGCCGCGCACGCCGAATTCGGCCCCGCCATTGCCGATCAGCACCTTGCCGTCGATCACGCGCGGCGCGCCGGTGATGGTGTAGGACTGGTCCTGGTCGACCGTGACCTTCTCCCAGCGCACTTCGCCCGTATCGCGGTCGAGTGCGATGAGGCGGCCATCGAGCGTGCCGAAGAACAGGGAATCGCCCCAGGCCGCCATGCCGCGGTTGACGACGTCGCAGCATGCCTTGACGCCCGTCTCGCCGGGAACTTCCGGATCGTATTCCCACAGCGGCTCGCCGGTCGCCGCGTCGAAGGCCTTCACCTTGCTCCACGCGGTGGTGAGATAGAGCTTGCCGTCCATCACCAGCGGGGTCGCTTCCTGGCCGCGCGCGGTATCCATGTCGGCGAACCAGGCGAGGCCGAGGTCGGCGACGTTTTCCTTGTTCACTTGGTCGAGCGGGGAATAGCGCTGCTCGGAATAGGTCCTGCCGTGGGTGATCCAGTTGGCAGTATCGTCGCCCGCATTGATCAACCGGACGTTGTCGATGCCGCCTTCCGGCATCTCCTTGTCGCCGCAGGAGGCGAGGCCGAATGCCGCCCCCAGCATGAGAATTGGCGCAGCCAGCGCGATCCGCTTCATAGTCCTCTCCCTTAAGGCGCGACTCTGTCGGTCGCGCTTTGCAACCGATGTTGCCGAGGACTTGGCCGCTTGTCTATCCACCATGAGCGGGAACGGGGGTGTAACGCAGAGCGTTGGTCGCTCGAAGAACGGCCAACAGGAGGGTTTTTGCATGTGCGATGAGAGCAAACTGCAGCGCTGGGCGAAGGACCGTATCAGCCGCCGCGAATTCGGAATGCTGGGCGGTGCGGCTGCGATCGCAGCCTGCACGCCGATGGAATCGAACGCCGACGAGACGATCGGCCTGCCTGCCATGAGCGAGCGCGCCGTAAGCTTCGACACGGCTGACGGAACCATGGACGGATTCTTCGTCGCCCCCGTTTCCGGTCCGGCACCCGGCGTCATCCTCTGGCCCGACATTGCCGGACTGCGCGAGAGCAAGCGCAACATGGCCCGCCGCCTCGCCGGGCGCGGCTATTCGGTCCTTGTCGCCAATCCGTACTACCGCGACGTGACCGGCCAGCAGTTCGAGGACTTTGCCGACTTCATCGACCAGGGCGGGTTCCAGAAGGTGCGTCCATGGCGCTCCAAGCTCGATGCCGAGGCAATCATGCGCGATGCGGCAAGCGTGGTCGCCTGGCTCGATGCGCAGGGCGAAATCGACACATCGCGCGGTATCGGCACGCAAGGTTATTGCATGGGCGGCCCCTTCACCATGTGGAGCGCTGCCGCCGTGCCGGGGCGGGTGAAGGCAGCGGCCAGCTTCCACGGCGGCGGCCTCGTTCGCGACGACAATACGATGAGCCCGCACCGCCTGATGGACGATATGCAGGCATCGCTGCTCATCGCCATCGCGCAGGACGACGATGCGGACGACCCGGACCACAAGACCATCCTGCGCGAAGCTGCTGCGGAGGCCGGACGCAAGGCCAAGGTCGAAGTCTATGCCGGCGACCACGGCTGGACCGTCCCGGACTCTCCGGCTTACGCCGAAGCGGCGGCCGAGAAGGCGTGGAGCGACCTGCTGGAGCTTTACGCAGCGGCTCTCTGAATTCGCGCCCGCATTTACTTCCCTCGCG is a window of Erythrobacter sp. HKB08 DNA encoding:
- a CDS encoding dienelactone hydrolase family protein yields the protein MCDESKLQRWAKDRISRREFGMLGGAAAIAACTPMESNADETIGLPAMSERAVSFDTADGTMDGFFVAPVSGPAPGVILWPDIAGLRESKRNMARRLAGRGYSVLVANPYYRDVTGQQFEDFADFIDQGGFQKVRPWRSKLDAEAIMRDAASVVAWLDAQGEIDTSRGIGTQGYCMGGPFTMWSAAAVPGRVKAAASFHGGGLVRDDNTMSPHRLMDDMQASLLIAIAQDDDADDPDHKTILREAAAEAGRKAKVEVYAGDHGWTVPDSPAYAEAAAEKAWSDLLELYAAAL